From Mobula birostris isolate sMobBir1 chromosome 8, sMobBir1.hap1, whole genome shotgun sequence, the proteins below share one genomic window:
- the pomca gene encoding proopiomelanocortin a — MWLSLWRCLLPVLLLLWAVNGQLLDCQEHSKCLEISSVPQLKECIDGCKVDENMESPIYPGNSQLQPIEENIRNYVMGHFRWNKFGKKRGNSTELSVSKRKDEGVRGRLVQVPYLDAQASKRGSEDMGTQFPKQNDKRSYSMEHFRWGKPKGRKRRPIKVSPKILENELRENVGPEFKREESVDFDYPAEMLEVRDLDLHGDTKTDEKNYKMTHFRWGRGPKDHMYFTNLEDMLQESLKSGLPEEDVKKDVEKYKFGHFRWSSPLKDKRYGGFMKSSDEKGQKPLLTLFRNVIIKDGQDAQAFHQ, encoded by the exons ATGTGGCTGTCACTGTGGCGATGCCTCTTGCCTGTCCTGCTTTTATTGTGGGCTGTGAATGGCCAACTACTGGATTGCCAGGAACACAGCAAGTGCCTTGAAATCTCCTCAGTGCCGCAGCTGAAG GAATGCATTGATGGCTGCAAAGTGGACGAGAACATGGAATCCCCAATCTACCCTGGCAACAGCCAGCTTCAGCCTATCGAAGAGAACATCCGGAATTATGTCATGGGTCACTTCCGCTGGAACAAGTTTGGAAAGAAGCGAGGCAACAGCACAGAGTTATCAGTCAGCAAGCGAAAAGATGAAGGGGTCAGAGGAAGACTTGTCCAGGTCCCGTACCTAGACGCACAAGCCTCCAAGAGGGGAAGTGAAGACATGGGCACCCAGTTTCCCAAGCAGAATGATAAAAGGTCCTACTCAATGGAACATTTCCGTTGGGGAAAGCCAAAGGGCAGGAAGAGGAGGCCCATCAAAGTTTCCCCaaaaatccttgaaaatgagctaCGGGAGAACGTGGGGCCAGAATTCAAGCGCGAAGAATCTGTCGACTTTGACTACCCAGCAGAGATGTTAGAAGTGCGTGACTTGGATCTCCATGGAGACACCAAGACGGATGAGAAGAATTACAAAATGACCCATTTCCGATGGGGCAGGGGTCCGAAGGACCACATGTATTTCACCAACCTAGAAGACATGCTTCAGGAAAGCCTGAAGAGTGGCCTGCCTGAGGAAGATGTGAAGAAGGATGTGGAGAAGTACAAATTCGGTCACTTTCGGTGGAGTTCCCCACTCAAAGACAAGCGCTATGGAGGCTTCATGAAATCCTCAGATGAAAAGGGCCAGAAACCTCTATTGACCCTTTTTCGGAATGTCATCATCAAGGATGGCCAGGACGCCCAGGCTTTCCATCAATAG